Proteins from one Cryptomeria japonica chromosome 4, Sugi_1.0, whole genome shotgun sequence genomic window:
- the LOC131064524 gene encoding cytochrome P450 750A1-like, translated as MHQLRKPPHRSLHDLAKQYGPIMFLRLGSAPTVVVSSSEMAKEFLKTHDLVFANRPESAAAKYVAYNEKNLCLAPYGDYWRLMRKVCVLELLSAKRVESFRSVREEEVYLGVKSIWEKSKHGKVAVNVRKSIASLISSIIWRTLAGTKISQDDDLVGDELNRMVQQVTSMIGAFNIGDFIPSISWIDELSGVKGKMKKAHNFFDRVVGKIIDEHIEERRRRGNQDQKNHTKDLVDILLEMAQNESDSKITREHIKATVFDMFLGALETTITTLEWAMSEMVRNPHVAQKLQAKIESISGKQRMVRESDLVGMEYLQCVVKEVFRLYPAGPLMLPHESTEDCTVAGYFLPRMTRLIVNVWAIGRDPAVWEDPSTFKPERFIGKNIEIKGRDFEMLPFGAGRRGCPGAGFAMANIELVLAQLVHCFDWTLEGNGNPSELDMTEAFMTSLPRKDNLLAVPTFKLELNM; from the exons ATGCATCAGTTGAGGAAGCCCCCTCACCGTTCTCTTCATGACCTTGCTAAGCAATATGGTCCTATTATGTTTTTAAGATTGGGTTCTGCTCCTACTGTGGTGGTCTCTTCTTCTGAGATGGCCAAAGAGTTTTTAAAAACCCATGATTTGGTTTTTGCTAACAGGCCTGAATCTGCTGCCGCAAAATACGTAGCTTATAATGAAAAGAATCTGTGTTTGGCTCCTTATGGAGATTACTGGAGACTCATGAGGAAAGTATGTGTATTGGAGTTGCTGAGTGCCAAGAGAGTTGAGTCCTTTAGGTCTGTGAGGGAGGAGGAGGTCTATCTGGGAGTGAAAAGTATATGGGAGAAGAGTAAGCATGGAAAAGTTGCTGTGAATGTGAGAAAGAGCATAGCATCTCTCATCTCCTCTATAATCTGGAGGACTCTGGCTGGCACTAAAATATCTCAAGATGATGATTTGGTAGGTGATGAGCTTAACAGAATGGTACAGCAGGTGACAAGTATGATTGGAGCTTTCAATATTGGAGACTTCATTCCTTCCATTTCGTGGATTGATGAGTTGAGTGGTGTGAAGGGGAAGATGAAGAAGGCCCACAACTTCTTTGACAGAGTTGTTGGGAAGATTATAGATGAACACATAGAAGAGCGCAGGCGCAGGGGAAATCAGGACCAGAAAAACCATACTAAGGACTTGGTTGACATACTTCTGGAGATGGCACAGAATGAAAGTGACTCGAAAATCACTCGAGAACACATTAAAGCAACTGTTTTT GACATGTTTTTAGGGGCATTGGAGACAACAATCACAACCTTAGAATGGGCAATGAGTGAGATGGTGAGAAACCCACACGTTGCACAGAAGTTGCAGGCAAAAATTGAATCTATATCAGGCAAACAGCGCATGGTGAGAGAATCTGATCTTGTGGGCATGGAATACCTGCAATGTGTAGTGAAGGAGGTGTTCCGTTTATACCCCGCAGGGCCCTTAATGCTCCCCCATGAATCCACGGAAGACTGCACTGTCGCTGGCTACTTTCTACCTCGCATGACCAGGCTTATTGTGAACGTGTGGGCAATTGGAAGGGATCCAGCAGTGTGGGAAGATCCCTCGACATTCAAGCCTGAGAGATTTATTGGTAAGAATATTGAAATCAAAGGGCGCGATTTCGAGATGCTTCCTTTTGGTGCAGGAAGGAGAGGATGCCCTGGAGCTGGATTTGCAATGGCGAACATTGAGCTTGTCTTGGCACAGCTCGTACATTGCTTTGACTGGACTTTGGAAGGCAATGGCAATCCCTCAGAGTTGGATATGACTGAAGCCTTTATGACCAGTCTTCCCAGAAAAGATAATCTTCTCGCTGTCCCCACCTTCAAACTCGAGTTGAACATGTAG